One genomic region from Eptesicus fuscus isolate TK198812 chromosome 4, DD_ASM_mEF_20220401, whole genome shotgun sequence encodes:
- the PRR16 gene encoding protein Largen, which translates to MTDSSKTDTLNSSSSSTTASSIEKIKVQANAPLIKPPAHPSAILTVLRKPNPPPPPPRLTPVKSEDPQRVAPAVNPVKTNGTLLRNGGLPGAPNKIPNGDICCTPSSNSDKASVQPLMHRPEKDRCPQAGPRERVRFNEKVQYHGYCPDCETRYNIKNREVHLHSEPVQPPGKLPHQGPPRPPPPHLPPFPLENGGSGISHSNSYPPLRPATVPPPTAPKPQKTILRKSTTTTV; encoded by the coding sequence ATGACTGACAGCTCCAAAACGGACACCCTGAATAGTAGCTCAAGCAGCACGACAGCCTCCAGCATAGAGAAGATCAAAGTGCAGGCCAATGCACCTCTCATTAAACCCCCAGCACACCCATCTGCTATCCTCACGGTCCTGAGAAAGCCAAACCCTCCACCGCCTCCACCACGGTTGACACCCGTGAAGAGTGAAGACCCCCAAAGGGTGGCGCCCGCTGTCAATCCTGTCAAGACCAATGGCACCCTTCTGCGGAATGGTGGCTTACCAGGAGCACCAAACAAAATTCCCAATGGAGACATCTGCTGCACACCCAGTAGCAACTCGGACAAGGCGTCCGTGCAGCCTCTGATGCATAGACCTGAAAAAGACAGGTGTCCCCAGGCAGGGCCTCGGGAAAGGGTTCGGTTTAATGAAAAAGTGCAGTATCATGGCTATTGTCCTGACTGTGAGACGCGGTATAACATAAAAAACCGGGAGGTCCATTTGCACAGTGAACCTGTCCAGCCGCCAGGAAAGCTTCCTCACCAaggccctccccgccctcctccacCGCATCTCCCTCCATTTCCACTTGAAAATGGGGGATCGGGAATAAGCCACAGTAACAGCTACCCCCCTCTCAGACCTGCAACTGTGCCTCCTCCCACTGCACCAAAACCACAGAAGACGATCTTGAGGAAATCAACCACTACAACAGTGTGA